Below is a genomic region from Armatimonadota bacterium.
ACCGCGACGGGAGCGGTCAAAGGAACGGCGTCGGTGAAGCTTTCGGGCGCCGGCGCGCCGGATGAACCCGTGACCGGGGAAGTGGCCTTTACCGAGCCGCTGAATGTGGCGAAGGCGGATTATGTGCCGGAACCGCGCCCGGTGGAATCTGATTACGAGATCGGCGCTTTGTACTTCCCCGGGTTCCCGACCATGGACCGCTGGGACCCGATCCGACGGGTGTCGCCGGAGCGCAAGCCGGTACTGGGGTGGTATGACGAGGGCAACCCGGAGTGCGTGGACTGGCAGATCAAGTGGGCGGTGGAGCACGGAATCAAATTCTTCCTGGTGGACTGGTACTGGAGCGCCGGAGGTCGGCACCTGGAACACTGGGTGAAGGCTTTCGAGAAAGCGCGGTACCGCCGCTACCTGAAGTGGGCGATGATGTGGGCGAACCACAACCCGGCGGGTTCGCACTCGGAAGAGGACCAGCGGGCGGTCACTCAGTATTGGCTGGACAACTGCTTCAACATGCCCGAATACATGCGCATCGACGACAAGCCCGTGGTGATGATCTGGAGCGTCGCCGGCATGGACCGGGATATGGAGGGCAAGGGCGGCGCCGCGCGGCTGCTTGAAATCAGCCGGGAGATGGCTATCGAGGCGGGCTACAAAGGCATCTACTTCATCGCCATGAAGTGGCCCGAGGCATCCACCGACCCGGCGATCATCAAAGACCTGGCCGACAAGGGCTTCGACATGACCAGCATCTACCACTACATGCACCACGGCGGGAAGGCCGAGGACCCGCAGCATTTCCCCTTTGAACTGGTGGCGGATTCGAGCTACGACCACTGGAAGTCCTGGCATGAGGCCAACATCATCCCCTTCCTGCCCAATCTGTCGACAGGATGGGACTCCCGGCCCTGGCACGGGGACAAGTCTACAGTGATCTACGGTCGGACCCCGGAGCTGTTCCGACGCATCTGCCAGGACGCAAAGCGGTTCGCGGACGAGACCGGCGTAACCCGGATGACCCTGGCGCCGCTCAATGAGTGGGGGGAGGGCTCCTACGCCGAGCCGTGTAAGGAGTTCGGATTCGAGATGTACGACGCGGTGCGGGACGTTTTCTGCAAGAAACCCGCGGAAGGCTGGCCGCCCAACCTGATCCCCTCGGACGTGGGCCTGGGTCCGTACGACCTGCCAGAAGCAGAGGCGCTCAAGCGAGACGCCTGGGACTTCTCTGACGGTGCCCAGGGTTGGGGCCCCTTCATGGGCATCGGCGCCTTCGCGGTGAAGGACGGAGCGCTGGAGTTCGTCACCAGTTCCCAGGACCCAGCCATCGGTACCTCGCTCAAGGGCATCCGGGCGTCGGACTGGACCCACGTACTGGTGCGGATGAAGATCGACAGCCTTCAGCAGCCGGGTGAGGAGGCCCAGCTCTTCTGGTCAACAACTACCACCGGCATAAGTGAGGCCAACAGCGCGAAGTTCAAGCTGGTTGGGGACGGGGAGTACCACGACTACCTGATTCCGGTGGGCGAAAACAACCGCTGGAAGACAGGGATCACCAGCTTCCGGTTCGACCCGTGCGGGCACGCGAATGCTCGCATAGCCATTGATGAGATCCGACTGGTGAAGGAATAGAGGGGCACGAACGGGTGTGCACAGCGCCGGAAGAACGGCCGCGGAAGCGCCCGATGCGCGGAGGCGAAGCAGCATCGATTCAGGAAAGCGCAATGGCTTGAGCAGGCGGTCCTTTCTGCGCCGGCTGGGTTGCGCCGCCACTGGGCTTCTTCTCGGCGGGAGTGTCATCGACAGCCTGCGCGAGCCCGACCAGTTGCGGGTCACCCGGGTGAGCGTTCCCTTCCACAACCTGCCACCAGGGTTCGAGGGCCTGCGCATCGCCCAGCTTACCGATTTGCACCACGGGCCAACCGTGCCCCTTGACTTTGTGCAGCGCGCCGTCGATATGGCGAACGGGCTCGAGCCGGACCTTGTCGCGCTTACCGGCGACTACGTCTACCGCGGCACCGAGTACATTCCTCCTTGCATCCGGGTCCTTGGCGGACTGCGGGCGCCTCTGGGGGTATTCGCGGTCCTGGGCAACCACGACCACTGGCATGGCGCGTCCCTGACCCGGGAGTGGATGGCGCGGGTGGGGATCGCCGACCTGACCAATGCCGCAATGGCCATTCAGCGCGGAAACGACCGGCTGTGGGTGGCTGGCGTGGGCGATCTGTGGGAAGACACTCAGCGTCTGGACTACGCCCTCGCAGGCTCCCCCGCCAATGCCCCCGTGTTTCTCCTGTCCCACAATCCCGACTATGCGCACCTTCTCACTGACCGCCGGGTCGGCCTCATGCTGTCGGGGCATACCCACGGCGGGCAGGTGAATCTACCGCTGTTCGGGCCGCCGATCCTGCCCCTGAGATACGGGCGCAAGTACGCCGTCGGCCTGGTGCGGGATGATTGGAAGCAGGTGTTCGTGTCTCGCGGCGTCGGCACGATCATCCCCGCGATCCGCTTCCGCTGCAGGCCGGAAGTGGCGCTGATCAACCTGACGAGGGCTTTGTAAGGCGATCCAGTTCGGTGAACAGTGCCCGACGGGCGCGATGGTATGCGCCGGGCGATTTTTCGTACTCGGTACAGGTGCGCACGACGCGGCGCGCCTTGAGTGCGGGGGCTATCCAGTCGCGCATGGCTCCAAGGGTACCGCCTGCACTGCGACACCGTCAACACCGGCTACCAAGACGAAGCCGGCCCACTCCCGTCCCTATGGAGGCAGAATCCAGTGACCAGGTATGCACTCAGGTGTGGTCGGCGCACAATACCGATGATGCTTGCCGCTCTGATCACGATGCTCTGGGGGACAATCGCGATGGCACAGGAAGACTCAGCACCCAAGCGCGGTGACGTGGCGTTCCAGACGAGCTTCGACACCGCAGAGGACCGCCAGGGTTGGTCGACCGCGCCGTGGGCCGAGTGGGTGCCGGGCTACGAAGGGACGACTTCGCTCCGCGTGACGGTGCCGGCCGAAGACGCGGCGGAGAGCCGGATGATCGTCCTGCCCATCGACCTGACGCGGTACCGGGGCTGCAGGCTGGCAGTGGAGTGCATGGCCAAGGCCGAAGGGGTCAGCAAGCCGCCGCAGCCGTACCTGGGCGTGAAGTGCATGTTGCACTACAGGTCCGAGACTAGCGGACCATTCTGGAGCAACCAGAACAACGTCTTCGGCACCTTCGACTGGAAGAAGCTGCGGTTCGTGGCGCCGATTGCAGCTGATGCCACAGGTGGCCAGCTGGCGCTGGGATTGCAGGCGAGCAGCGGGGTAGCGTGGTTCGATGAGATCAAGGTGACGGTGGCCTGGCCGCCTCCACCGGCGCGTCCGGAGGCTGCCGCGAATGCAGGTCCTGTCTACAGGGGACATGATTTGCCGCGGCTGAGGGGAGTGATGTCCCCGAACGCTTTCGTGGACGAGGACATGCGGGTACTTGGGCAGGAGTGGAACGCGAACCTGATCCGCTGGCAGATGACGCGGCGGTGGGGCGTACCCAATACCGACCGGGACCTGGATGAGTATGACCAGTGGATTGCCTCGGAACTCGACGATCTGGAGAAGGCCCTGGAAGCCTGCAACCGATACGGGATCAAGGTGGTCGTCGACCTTCACTCGCCGCCGGGCGGGCGTTACGAGAACAGCGACGTGGCCATGTTCTACGAGCCTAAGTACCAAGATCATTTCGTGAAGGTCTGGGAGCGGATCGCCACGCGGTTCAAGGGCAACCCCGCCGTCTGGGGATACGACCTGGTGAACGAGCCGGTGCAGGCGGATGCGCCGGTGGAGGGCGTCCCGGACTACCTCGGGGCACAGGTGCGCGCGGCAAGGGCAATTCGTGCCATCGACCCGGATGTGCCGATCATTTTCGAGGTGGACCAGTGGGACTCAGCCCCTGGGTTCCGCTACCTGGAGCCGGTGGATGTGCCGAATGTCATCTACCAGGTCCACATGTACTGGCCGGGCGGGTTTACGCACCAGGGCGTGCACTCGAACCCGGTGGGGGTCAAGTACCCGGGAGTCATCGGTGGGATGATGGTTGACAAGGAAGCATTGCGCCGGCACCTGCAGCCAGTGCGCGATTTCCAGCTGGCCTTCAATGTGCATATCTACGTCGGCGAGTTCAGCGCGGCGCGATGGGCCCCGGGAGCCGCTCAGTATCTGTCGGATTGCATCGAGATTTTCGAGGAGTATGGCTGGGACTGGTCGTATCACGCGTACCGGGAGTGGGATGGCTGGAGCCTGGAGCACGGTCCCGACCCCAATGACCACTCGCGCACCGCGGAGCCGTCGGACCGGATGCAAGTGGTGCTTGGGTGGTTCGCGAAGAACGTGAAGCCGCCGGTTAGGTGACGGGAGCAAGACATTCAGTCGTGCCCCTTGGATGACGGTGTCGGTGGTTACGGCCTGCTGCGGTCGTGCCTCGCGTCCAGTGCAGGTGCGCCTGAGCCGCGCTTTCGATAGCGCCGAAGTGCCCGGTGTGGCTGCTCTCTCACGCGGTGTCGTTGAGTGCGGCCGCGTGCTTTCCGGCGGCTGGATCCCCCGCAGCATGCACGACTTGAGTCTCTGGATCAATGCACAGCATGACCGGATGGGCGATGGGCTCACTGGTCACCGTCACCCTGTGTCCGCGCGCAGCGAGCTCGGAACGGACCTGCTCCGCCACGCCCTCGTGAAGGTTGAGACTCCCTGGGGCCAGGAATGCCGCGTCCCGGTCCGGTCGGGAGCTGAATGAGTTTTCCATGTGGTTGGTGCTGAAACGCGGCGCAGTCACCGCTTGGCCCGGGGGCATGCCAAACTCGATGTGGTTGAGCAGTACATTCAGGGAAGTCTGATCCTGCAGGTCCCCGCCTGCGACGCTGATTGCCACGACCGGCCTGCCCTCCCGCAATACGAGGGTGGGGGTCAGGGTGACCCGTGGACGCTTGCCCGGCTGGATGCGGTTCGGGTGCCTCGGGTTCGTGTTCAGGCAGCGCAGGCGATTGCCCTGGGACACGCCCGTGACAGGGTCGGGTTCATTCCCGGCCAGATTGCAGCTGGGCGTGGCCGCCACCACATTCCCCCACCGGTCGGCGACCACGCAGGTGGTCGTGTCGGAAATCGGCGTGCGGACCGGGTTCTCCGGTGCGTCTCCTTCGCACAGAATCGCCCGCATCCGGACTGGATCACCCGGACGCCGCTCCATCGACGCAGCTCCGGTGATGAGGTCCGCCCGTAACGCGGTGTATTCGTCGGACAGCAACTGCTGCAAGGGCACGTCCGCGAAATCCGGGTCAGCATAGTAAGTGTCGCGGTCGGCGTATGCAAGCTTCATCGCTTCAGTGACCGTGTGGATGTAGTCGGCTGACAGATGGCCGAGGCCCCTCAACTCCCACCCTTCGAGGAGACGCAGCGTCTGGCACAGGACTGGTCCCTGGGTCCAGGTGTTGCACTTGCATACCTCGTAACCGCGGTAGCCGACCGACACCGGGTCTTCGACTGTCGTCTCGTGGGCGGCAAGATCCTCCCTGTCCAAGAATGAACCCTTGCTCCGGTACCATGCCACGAGGTCATCGGCGATGTCCCCGGTGTAGAAGCGGTCGCGGGCGGCGCGCAGTCTCTTCTCTCGGCTGCCGACGGCTTGCGTTTCCGCCTGCACCATCTTGCGCAGCGTCGCCGCCAGTTGTGGGTGCCACTCATCCCTGCCTGCGTCGAGAAGTTCCAGCGTCGGGGCGACGGCCTGCGCGAAGCTGCGCGTTCCGAACAGTTCCAGCGCCGTGATGCACAGGTGAAGCGCGCCGGGGACGGGCATGGCGAGGTAGCTGCCCTCGTCCGGAATCCCGTTGGCGTAGTACCACTCGATGGCCTCGGGGCTGAGCGGTGCCCGGCCGATGCCGGACAGCACCCGCACGCGTTCCTGCGCCGCGTCGTAGATCATGAACGGGACCTCGCCGCCGATGGCGAACAGCCCGTAGTCGGTGACCGCCAGGGCCAGGATCGTCGCGACAGCAGCGTCGGCGGCATTGCCTCCCTCCGAGAGCAACCGGACTCCCGCAGCCACCGATTCCGCCGCCCCGGCAGCGACCGCACCCCCGGTTCCGGATGCACACCAGCCGATCTGATCCATGCTTTGTCACACTCCGCGATTGTCTCTCTCAAAGGCCTCGCCCTGGGCGTTCCCCGCCCTGCCCATTCTCCCCTTCCGCGGCCGCCAGTCTCTGTAGCTGGAAAGCCTGCGGCTCTTCTTCGGCGCGGTGGACGAACAGGCGTGGGTCTACATCAATGGGCAGCCGGCTTTCGAACACACCGTTGCGACCACGGGGCTGCCGGTGGGGATTCTCTGGACCACCCCCTTCGGCTTCGCCCCCCGGTTCTTCCTGCAGGCCGAGTTCGGATTCTGATGAGTTGGCTGCTTGCGCGCGACCGGTTCGGTTCGATGGCGGCCCCGGAAGCCTCGCAGTTGTGGGTCGTCACGGATATGTGGGAGCACGCTGGGGTGTTCGAGTGGACCGATGAATCGGCGGGGAAATGTTGCTGCAAGCGGATCTCGGCCCCGACTGGCGAGATTCGGGCACTGAGTCCAGCGTCCGCGGGGATGCTCTGAAGCGCGAGTTGTGAGTGCCACTGGCAGGGCTACGAATCGAGATGGCGTTGGCGTGTGGTCTCGTCCAGACGCCGGTGTTGCAGAAGGCGTACGGCCCGGGCTCAAGGTACCCGCGTCAGATGAAGGAGGACTTGACAGCCGCAGTGCGAATCCGATTACTGGAAAGGCGGTTTGCTGAGGTAGTCTGCGCCGCCTCACCAGTTGTTGGAGGTATCGAAGAACACGCCAGTCCCAGGGCGTTGGTTCGAGACGGAGGTGCAATGATGACGAGCAACCGGTGGGTCTTCCCTGTCGTGATTGCTATCCTGGCGTACCTGGGGACACTTCCCGCCCCTGCCGAAGACATTCGGCTCAATGACTGCGAGATACGAGGAGCCGACTCCTTCGGTGATTTCCACAAGATGTTCCGATGGCCGGTCGGTTCTGGCGCGCCGATAGCCTTCGCCTGGGGGCAGTTCGAGCATGATGGCGATGAGTTCTGCCACGTCACCTCCAATACTTTCAGCGCCCAGATCGAGTATCGGGCCCTCACCCCAAAGGCCTATCTGGAGCTCAAGACCTACTTCGCCAACGACGACGAATCCAGCGTGATCTTCGAGCTCACTCCGAGCGAGTTCGAGGACGACTGGCGCACCCTCACCCGCGCCTTCGCAAGCATTGACGATGTTGAGGACGTCGCCCTGCCCTTCCCTGCCGCCGGTGTCCATTTCCGCCTGCGAGAGCACTGTGGCACGAAAGAAGTGATCCGCGAGGACGGGTCGGTCGCCAATGTGTCCATCGGCGACAGCAACGCACGCTTCAGGGTTGTATCGATAGGTTTCGCCTACGGGAACTGGGCGGCGAACTGGCAGGGCATGGACTTCCACCCCGGCGACGCCCAGGACAACTTTGACAATGTGACTCTTGAGCACGAGCGCGCCACCGACTACATCGAGTTCACCGCCGGGCAGTCGGGGCAGTGCACCCTCCAGGCTTACTGCCGCAGGAAGCAGGGCGAGGAGGGCAGACTGCAGGTGAAGGTCAACGGGAGCGTGAAAGCTGAGCCTTCGGTGCCCGGCACGGATTTCGCCTGGGTCGACCTGTGGACCGGCGAGCTGGCGGGTGGCGAGACGATCCGCGTTGCGAATAACGAGTGGGAGGAATCCACCTGGCTGGGGCTGTCCAGCACACTGCATAAGTCCTGCGTTGAGTTCGCCCATGAGTCCCGCAATGGTCCGGTCTTCCGCATCGTTCCGGTGGGGGGAGATGGCGGCGGGATCGTCGAGCCTCCACCACCTCCGCCTCCCGACACAACCCCGCCGATCCTGGAGAATGTGGCGGCCGGCCCTGTCTCCCACGAGGCGGCTATCGTCCATTTCGACGCCAGCGAGGACGTGCAATGGCGCGTGGAATATGGAACGACCAGCAACTACGGACAGACTTCGATCTCTCGGGGTTTCGATGACCCCAGGGCCGCCTCGCTGACGGGTCTCGCGCCCGACACTACCTACCACTTTCGCATCGTCGCCGCGGACGCCGCAGGGAATGCCGCCGCTTCACCCGACCATACCTTCACCACCAAAGCCGTGCCCGACCGGACTGCCCCGGTCATCACCAATGTGCAGGCGGCCGTCACCCACAACTCAGCAACCGTAACCTGGAATACCAGCGAGCCCGCCAACTCGAAGCTCTATTACGGTCGCGCGCCATCAACTGCGACCTGGACCGGTTTGGCGGACTTCGTGACAAACCACTCGGTCACTGTAGACGGCCTCCTGCCCAACACCACGTATGTATTCTGGGTGAAAGGCTCCGACGCGGCGGGCAACGAGGGCATCTCGCCTCAGTCGAGTTTCACCACCTCTCCGACTCCCGACACGCAGGCGCCGACGATTATCGCTCCAGCTGTGACCGCCATCACCCAGACCTCCGCGTCCGTCGTCTGGCGCACCGACGAGCCCACCGTTTCCTGCGTCGAATACGGGACCACACCGGCTTACGGTCTTGTTGCAACCCTCCAGGGCACGCGCACCGCTCATAGCATCGCCCTTTCGCAGCTGCAACCAGGTCGCCAGTACCACTATCTTGTGAAGGCGACCGACGCAGCCGGCAATACGGCCACGCACTCCGGTAGTTTCCAGACCGACCCGCCGGATGTGGGCACGGTTACGGGCACCGTGACCCGCCAGGATACCGGGGCGCCTCTGGCAGGGGCCACCGTGACCGTGCTGGGGAGCACCGGTCTGTCCGCCACCTGCGACGGCAATGGGGTGTACACCATCGCCGGCGTACCCACCGGAACCCGCAGCCTTCGTTTTGCCGCATCCGGGTGGCGTACCGCCACTGCCCAGGTAACGGTTCGCCGCACCCAGACCGTGACGCGCAACTTCGCTCTCGTCCCCGTGGGCACGGTCTACGGGTATGTGCAGACCCCGGTTACTGGGGATGCTGGCGGGCGGCCCAGGCCGCGCATGATCGGCCTCAATGGCGCAACCGTGCGCATCGCCGCCGGCAACCGGACCACCCAGACCGCCAACGGATACTTCGCTAAGCCTGACAGACCGGCGGATGGCTACTACGCCCTCGACGACGTGGCCGTGGGGACACATACCGTGACTGTTTCTCTGTCGGGGTTCGTGCCGCAGACGCTCAATGTCACCGTCCCCGGCCCGGGCGGGAAAGTTCGGCAGGATTTTAGCCTCGAGAAAGCCCGTCTCGACCTGTCGGTCACCCATGACTCTCTCAACATTTCGCCGGAATCACCCATCGCAGGCCAGCGCGCCACCGTCGCCTGCACCGTAGTCAACTCGGGCAACATCGAGGCCCGGACGGTCCGGGTACGCTTCCTTTGGAATGGCGCGCAGATCAGTCAGTCTGTCATCGCGACCCTCAACCCCGGGGCCTCCCGACGCCTCACGTACTCCTGGCTCGTCCCTGCCGATGGGCCGACCAAGGGCGATCTGTCCGCGGTGGTGGAACCGGATGCCGGCATCGTGGAGGCCGATGCGAGCAACAATGTGGCCACCCGATCGCTGACCATTGTCCCCCTGAAGCCAGACGTCTCCATCCTCGCCGCGGACATCACGCACACACCGGAGTCACCCGGGTGTGGTCAGACTGTCACCATCCGCGCCACCGTGAAGAACATGGGCGGCCTGGCGGCTGAGAACCTTGAGGTGGCCCTGAAGCGCGGCGATGAGACCGTGGCCACCCGCTCCCGATCGAGGCTCAATCCGGGAGAGCACTACCAAGCGTCCATGAGCTGGACCGTGCCCGCGGCCACCTACGACCCGGTTGCATTCCGAGTAGTCTTGGACCCCTCAAACAACATCGATGAGCTGGACAAGACCAACAACCAGGCCGAGCACACCGTCGTGCCCGCTCTGCCGGATCTCTCCGTGGACGCCGCCGAGATAACCAGCACCCCCGCAGCACCCATCGCAGGTGAGGACGTCCGCCTTAGCATCAAGGTCCGCAACCTCGGCGGCTCCAAGGCCTATAACATCCCCCTGCGAATCATGCGCGGCACCGACGTCTTGTCCGAGCAGACCATCAGCTCTCTGAGCGCCGGGAGCAGCACCACTCGGTATTTCACATGGGACATACCGGACACAGCCGGGGATTCGGAAAAACTCGGGGTCGTACTGGACCCGGCGAACTCTATCCCCGAGAGCAACGAGGCCAATAACGCCGCTCCGCACCTGGTGCTGGTCACGCCCCGGCAGATCGACCTGTACATCGCCGCCGCGGACATCACCCACACTCCGCCGGAACCCGAAGCGGGACATACGGCCACGATAAGCGTAATTGTGCACAACGGCGGGAACGTGAAGGCGAGCGGAGTGAAGGTGCGGTTCCTGCGAGGCGGCCAGCAGATAGGCGAGAAGACCATCTCCTCGATCACTGCGGGGGACGATTACACGACGAAACTCTACTGGAGCGTTCCGGACGGCACCGTGGGCCCGGTGACGATCAATGTCGTCCTGGACCCGGACGGCGAAATTGCGGAGACCGACGAGAGCAACAACACGGCGTCCCACAGCTTCGCTGTACTTGCCGGGGACTAACGCACCAGGGACCTGCAACGAGGTCAGCCGAGAGCGAACGGTGAACATCGTTTCGTCTTGTACATCCGTAGCGATGGGAGCGAGAGTGAAACGATGACCGCCAGTGAAGGTCGGTACACTCGCGAGTTGGCGGTCGCCATCCAAGCCGCACTCGATGCCGGGCGCATTCTGCGCGAGGACTTCCACCGTCCCGGCGGCCCGCGCGGATCGGGGCACCATGCCGTCGCAGACGGAGAAGCCGAAGCCCTGATCAGGGGCGCCCTGATCGAAGCCTTCCCCGAGTATGCCTACCTGGGCGAAGAGACCGGCTACAGGCCGGGGTCGGGATCTTCGCCCTGCCACGTCTGGGTGGTCGACCCGAATGACGGAACCAGCGCTTACCTGAAAGGATTCCGCGGCGCAGCAGTGTCTATCGCGCTGCTGCGGGACGGCAGACCGGTGCTTGGCGTAGTCTACGCTCACTGCGCTCCGGACGACGGGGGCGACCTCTTCTCGTGGGCCGAAGGTTCGGGCCCCGTCCAGCGCAATGGCCGCGCGGTCCCCCGCAAGTGGCCTGTCACTGCGGGTCCGGAGTGTACAGCGCTGGTGTCACAGAGCGCGGACAAGAGCCCCCGGGCCAATGCACTCGCAGCGCACCCGATGAGGTTTCGTGCGGTGACAGGCATTGCGTATCGGCTGGCGCTGGTTGCTGCGGGTGAGGGTGAACTGGCCGTCTCACTCAACGGACCATGCGCCTGGGACTACGCCGGGGGACATGCTCTGCTGCTGGGAGCCGGCGCGGACCTGTTTGACGCTGAGGGCCATCCTGTCACCTATGGTCCCGACGGCCGCAGCAGTTGCGGAGGGGCCTGCTTTGGGGGGCCATCGGCGCTGGTTGCCGAAATGGTGGGCCGCGACTGGAGCAGTGCGCTGCACCACGGTCATCCTGAAGAAGGCTACCTGCAGCTGTCCTGGCCGGTGCGCGGGCGGACTGTTCCCGTCGCGGGTGTCTTGTCCCGCGGTCAAGGGTGCCTGCTGGGCCAGTTTGCCGGTGACTCCCTGGGCGGCCTCGTGGAGTTCGAGGGAGCCGATTACATCGCCTCGCATTATCCGCAGGGCGTGAGGCTGCTGGCCGATGGCGGGGCATGGGGAACCATCGCGGGACAACCCACCGACGACTCAGAGCTGGCGCTGTGCCTGGCGCGGTCGATCGTGGCCGCGGGAGGCTATGATCCCGAGGCGGCGGCGCGAGCCTACGCTTGGTGGTATAATTCCGGCCCCTTCGACAAGGGCGACACCACGAGACAGGCTCTCATACCTGCCGCAAGATCGTTCGGGCACGGGCAATCGGCCGCCGACGCGGCCCGGGCGGCAGCGAGCACCACAAGCCAGGCAAACGGCGCCATGATGCGGGTGTGCCCCATCGGGGTCGCCGGTGCAAGCCGTTCGCCTGACACCGTGATCCAGTGGGCCAGAGCCGACGCGGAGTTGACTCACCCCCATCCCGTGTGCCAGAGCGCCAACGCGGTGTTCGCCGAGGCCATTGCCTTCGCAATCCGCGTTGGCGCGAGTCCCGCTGAGACCTACGAGCACGCCTGCGCGACCGCCGCCGAGATTGGTGCCGAGACGAGCGTCCGGGAGACCTTGGCTCTGGCTGCGAGCGCGGCCCCAGCGGACTACTCGAAGCAGCAGGGCTGGGTCCTGATCGCTCTGCAGAACGCGTTCTTCCAGCTATTGCACGCGCCGGATCTGGAGGCAGGCGTGGTGGACAGCATCATGCGTGGGGGCGACACGGACACGAACGCCGCCATCGCCGGTGCGCTTCTTGGTGCAGTTCACGGCAGGGACGCCATCCCATCGCAATGGGTCGACCGCATTCTGACCTGCCGGCCCCTGGAAGGTCTGTCCGGGGGCAACAAATCGCGTCCGCAGGCTTTCTGGCCGGTGGATGCTCTCTGGCTGGCCGAATTGCTTCTCACAGCCACCAAGGGTGACGCGCAGCCATGAAGCATGGGGGCAGATCGCACGGCCTGCCCCAACCTGTATTGCCGGCAGCCGCGGCGATCAGACTGCTTTGCGCCCGGCCCTATCCGCCGGTCAGGCAGCCTGAAGTGGAGTGAAGACAGCCGACAAGAAAGAGCCAGACTGCAAAGGGGCGGACGGCTAACCTGGAATGGGTGGCTGAGATGGGCAAGGCGCATAGAATGCCGGCCTTTCTCGTGGAGCTGCCGAGTGC
It encodes:
- a CDS encoding fibronectin type III domain-containing protein, which gives rise to MMTSNRWVFPVVIAILAYLGTLPAPAEDIRLNDCEIRGADSFGDFHKMFRWPVGSGAPIAFAWGQFEHDGDEFCHVTSNTFSAQIEYRALTPKAYLELKTYFANDDESSVIFELTPSEFEDDWRTLTRAFASIDDVEDVALPFPAAGVHFRLREHCGTKEVIREDGSVANVSIGDSNARFRVVSIGFAYGNWAANWQGMDFHPGDAQDNFDNVTLEHERATDYIEFTAGQSGQCTLQAYCRRKQGEEGRLQVKVNGSVKAEPSVPGTDFAWVDLWTGELAGGETIRVANNEWEESTWLGLSSTLHKSCVEFAHESRNGPVFRIVPVGGDGGGIVEPPPPPPPDTTPPILENVAAGPVSHEAAIVHFDASEDVQWRVEYGTTSNYGQTSISRGFDDPRAASLTGLAPDTTYHFRIVAADAAGNAAASPDHTFTTKAVPDRTAPVITNVQAAVTHNSATVTWNTSEPANSKLYYGRAPSTATWTGLADFVTNHSVTVDGLLPNTTYVFWVKGSDAAGNEGISPQSSFTTSPTPDTQAPTIIAPAVTAITQTSASVVWRTDEPTVSCVEYGTTPAYGLVATLQGTRTAHSIALSQLQPGRQYHYLVKATDAAGNTATHSGSFQTDPPDVGTVTGTVTRQDTGAPLAGATVTVLGSTGLSATCDGNGVYTIAGVPTGTRSLRFAASGWRTATAQVTVRRTQTVTRNFALVPVGTVYGYVQTPVTGDAGGRPRPRMIGLNGATVRIAAGNRTTQTANGYFAKPDRPADGYYALDDVAVGTHTVTVSLSGFVPQTLNVTVPGPGGKVRQDFSLEKARLDLSVTHDSLNISPESPIAGQRATVACTVVNSGNIEARTVRVRFLWNGAQISQSVIATLNPGASRRLTYSWLVPADGPTKGDLSAVVEPDAGIVEADASNNVATRSLTIVPLKPDVSILAADITHTPESPGCGQTVTIRATVKNMGGLAAENLEVALKRGDETVATRSRSRLNPGEHYQASMSWTVPAATYDPVAFRVVLDPSNNIDELDKTNNQAEHTVVPALPDLSVDAAEITSTPAAPIAGEDVRLSIKVRNLGGSKAYNIPLRIMRGTDVLSEQTISSLSAGSSTTRYFTWDIPDTAGDSEKLGVVLDPANSIPESNEANNAAPHLVLVTPRQIDLYIAAADITHTPPEPEAGHTATISVIVHNGGNVKASGVKVRFLRGGQQIGEKTISSITAGDDYTTKLYWSVPDGTVGPVTINVVLDPDGEIAETDESNNTASHSFAVLAGD
- a CDS encoding ADP-ribosylglycohydrolase family protein, yielding MTASEGRYTRELAVAIQAALDAGRILREDFHRPGGPRGSGHHAVADGEAEALIRGALIEAFPEYAYLGEETGYRPGSGSSPCHVWVVDPNDGTSAYLKGFRGAAVSIALLRDGRPVLGVVYAHCAPDDGGDLFSWAEGSGPVQRNGRAVPRKWPVTAGPECTALVSQSADKSPRANALAAHPMRFRAVTGIAYRLALVAAGEGELAVSLNGPCAWDYAGGHALLLGAGADLFDAEGHPVTYGPDGRSSCGGACFGGPSALVAEMVGRDWSSALHHGHPEEGYLQLSWPVRGRTVPVAGVLSRGQGCLLGQFAGDSLGGLVEFEGADYIASHYPQGVRLLADGGAWGTIAGQPTDDSELALCLARSIVAAGGYDPEAAARAYAWWYNSGPFDKGDTTRQALIPAARSFGHGQSAADAARAAASTTSQANGAMMRVCPIGVAGASRSPDTVIQWARADAELTHPHPVCQSANAVFAEAIAFAIRVGASPAETYEHACATAAEIGAETSVRETLALAASAAPADYSKQQGWVLIALQNAFFQLLHAPDLEAGVVDSIMRGGDTDTNAAIAGALLGAVHGRDAIPSQWVDRILTCRPLEGLSGGNKSRPQAFWPVDALWLAELLLTATKGDAQP